A region from the Arthrobacter gengyunqii genome encodes:
- a CDS encoding small multidrug efflux protein, which produces MNPIESLVSNLQELAAQVPEIIQPLVVALAGAVPFVEGEGGAIIGVVGGMHVVIAAIAAAAGNFLSVLVVVLLGSRARHAVVERRAVHAVAAGAAAGGGSVETLPTVSLKPESKGQQRFKRWLVRFGVPGASILGPLAIPTQFTSAMLVAAGTPRGWVLLWQGVAIILWTTVAAVSVWAALTFIVLS; this is translated from the coding sequence ATGAACCCGATAGAGAGTCTCGTCAGCAATTTACAGGAGCTGGCTGCCCAGGTGCCCGAGATTATTCAGCCGCTGGTCGTGGCGCTGGCCGGGGCAGTCCCTTTCGTCGAGGGGGAGGGAGGTGCGATTATCGGCGTGGTCGGTGGAATGCACGTGGTCATCGCCGCGATCGCCGCCGCGGCCGGCAACTTCCTCAGCGTTCTTGTGGTTGTCCTTCTCGGTTCCCGCGCGCGTCACGCCGTGGTGGAACGCCGAGCCGTGCATGCCGTGGCGGCGGGGGCGGCGGCAGGCGGAGGATCGGTGGAAACGCTCCCAACCGTTTCCTTGAAACCTGAGTCCAAGGGCCAGCAGCGGTTCAAGAGGTGGCTTGTGCGGTTCGGGGTCCCGGGGGCCAGCATCCTCGGCCCGCTGGCGATTCCGACGCAGTTCACCTCTGCAATGCTCGTTGCCGCCGGCACTCCGCGCGGTTGGGTCCTGCTCTGGCAGGGAGTAGCCATCATCCTGTGGACAACCGTTGCGGCTGTCTCGGTCTGGGCTGCTCTCACGTTTATTGTTCTCTCGTAA
- a CDS encoding VOC family protein, with amino-acid sequence MDWTLEVMVLPVSNLDRSIAFYRDQVGFILDHRTVSGDMDFAQLTPSGSGCSIVIGNPAQQQMEPGSMHGMQLVVSDARAAREVLLGRGVEAGEITVFDKRDGGTFFGFSDPDGNSWMVQEMKVRAEHPLIPRKEVTREQ; translated from the coding sequence ATGGATTGGACACTGGAAGTGATGGTCCTGCCGGTCAGCAACCTGGACCGCTCGATCGCCTTTTACCGCGACCAGGTGGGCTTCATCCTGGATCACCGCACCGTCAGCGGGGACATGGACTTTGCCCAGCTGACGCCGTCGGGATCGGGATGTTCCATCGTGATCGGCAATCCGGCCCAGCAGCAGATGGAACCCGGGTCGATGCACGGAATGCAGCTCGTGGTCTCCGATGCGCGGGCGGCCCGCGAGGTGCTTCTCGGCCGCGGCGTTGAAGCGGGCGAGATTACCGTTTTCGACAAGCGCGACGGCGGCACCTTTTTCGGCTTCTCCGACCCGGACGGCAACAGCTGGATGGTCCAGGAAATGAAGGTCCGTGCCGAGCATCCGTTGATTCCGCGCAAGGAGGTTACGAGAGAACAATAA
- a CDS encoding SRPBCC family protein: MSNPLTLSAPADEPLMEYSRDFDFPVHDVFRAHVEPDAYAQWIGPQDVTTRIDRFEPRTGGSYRFVHSRGSDEYAFRGVFHTVRQDEFLLQTFEFEADPEVVTLEYSTFTALPGGRCRLTGRSLYPSVESRDQFLANGMEEGMSDGYNQLDEFLARNGSTG, encoded by the coding sequence ATGAGCAACCCGCTGACCCTGAGCGCTCCCGCGGACGAGCCCCTGATGGAGTATTCGCGCGACTTTGATTTCCCCGTGCATGACGTTTTCCGCGCCCATGTGGAGCCTGACGCCTATGCGCAGTGGATCGGACCGCAGGACGTGACCACGCGCATCGACCGGTTCGAACCGCGCACCGGCGGGTCCTACCGGTTCGTACATTCCAGAGGCAGCGACGAGTATGCCTTCCGGGGCGTCTTCCACACGGTGCGCCAGGATGAGTTCCTGCTCCAGACCTTCGAGTTTGAAGCCGATCCCGAGGTGGTGACGCTTGAGTACAGCACCTTCACCGCGCTGCCCGGCGGCCGGTGCCGGCTGACCGGCCGCTCCCTGTACCCCTCGGTGGAATCCCGGGACCAGTTTCTGGCCAATGGGATGGAAGAGGGCATGTCTGACGGCTACAACCAACTGGATGAGTTTCTCGCCCGGAACGGATCCACTGGCTAG
- a CDS encoding SRPBCC family protein → MTNALQLTVPDGLPFIDFTREVDYPVAQVFRAYAEPDLIVQWLGPRGMKMDINHYDFRTGGSYSYIHTGPEGVPYEFRGIFHTVRENESAIQTFEFSGYPDVTSLEFMTLEALDGGRTRISAHAVYPSMEARDGMASSGMEAGVAEGFDRMDELLAQLQEGALQGEGAP, encoded by the coding sequence ATGACCAACGCACTGCAGCTCACCGTCCCGGACGGACTTCCGTTCATCGATTTCACCCGCGAGGTTGACTACCCCGTGGCACAGGTCTTCCGCGCTTACGCCGAACCGGATCTGATCGTTCAATGGCTCGGCCCGCGCGGCATGAAAATGGACATCAACCACTACGATTTCCGCACCGGCGGCTCCTACAGCTACATCCACACCGGGCCGGAGGGGGTCCCCTACGAATTCCGCGGCATTTTCCACACCGTGCGGGAGAACGAGTCCGCCATCCAGACCTTCGAGTTCTCCGGTTATCCGGACGTCACCAGCCTGGAGTTCATGACGCTGGAGGCGCTCGACGGCGGCCGCACCCGGATCAGCGCCCACGCCGTCTATCCCTCGATGGAGGCACGGGACGGCATGGCGTCTTCCGGAATGGAGGCCGGCGTCGCCGAGGGCTTTGACCGGATGGATGAGCTGCTCGCCCAGCTCCAGGAAGGTGCCTTGCAGGGAGAAGGTGCGCCATGA
- a CDS encoding ArsR/SmtB family transcription factor has protein sequence MDPSGDEAGLDRAFLALADPARRRIIARLSRGPATVNELAEPFEISKQAVSKHIQVLEQAQLVTRSRDAQRRPVHLNPARLEALTAWIGQYRLVREEQFRSLDAVLRAQAAAKSGPQAKDSP, from the coding sequence ATGGACCCATCAGGTGACGAGGCAGGACTGGACCGGGCTTTTCTGGCCCTGGCCGATCCGGCCCGCCGCCGCATTATCGCCCGGTTGTCCCGGGGCCCGGCCACGGTCAACGAACTTGCGGAACCCTTCGAGATTTCCAAGCAGGCGGTCTCGAAGCACATTCAGGTCCTCGAGCAGGCACAGCTCGTCACGCGCAGCCGCGACGCCCAGCGCCGTCCCGTCCATCTGAATCCCGCACGGTTGGAGGCGCTCACCGCCTGGATCGGCCAGTACCGGTTGGTCCGCGAGGAGCAGTTCCGCAGCCTTGATGCCGTGCTTCGCGCACAGGCCGCCGCGAAAAGCGGCCCGCAGGCAAAGGATTCACCATGA
- the gluQRS gene encoding tRNA glutamyl-Q(34) synthetase GluQRS produces the protein MTASPASAATAGAGRFAPSPTGDLHVGNLRTAVLAWLFARSSGRGFLLRVEDLDPERSRTEAAQLRDLTAVGLSWDAVPVRQSERTELYLAAIDQLAGAGRVYECFCTRNEIADAPRAPHAPPGAYPGTCRNLTEEERARRRRDRPAALRLRAGVEQYTVKDLLHGAFTGPVDDMVLLRNDGVPPYNLAVVIDDAAQGIDQVVRGGDLLTSAPRQAYLASLLGLPEVEYAHVPLVLNGAGRRLAKRDGAITLTALAGIGMDSDDVRNLILASLNLPAGTLENALAAFSPALLPRGSWVFDSPG, from the coding sequence GTGACAGCATCCCCCGCCTCCGCCGCGACAGCAGGAGCCGGCCGCTTCGCTCCCAGCCCCACGGGCGATCTCCATGTCGGCAACCTGCGGACCGCAGTCCTGGCCTGGCTGTTTGCACGGTCCTCCGGACGCGGATTCCTGCTGCGCGTGGAGGACCTGGACCCCGAGCGGTCACGAACGGAAGCCGCGCAGCTGCGGGACCTCACCGCCGTCGGGCTCTCCTGGGACGCCGTTCCCGTGCGGCAGTCCGAGCGCACCGAGCTCTATCTGGCCGCCATTGACCAGCTGGCCGGTGCCGGAAGAGTGTATGAGTGCTTCTGCACCCGCAATGAAATTGCCGACGCACCGCGCGCCCCGCATGCACCCCCCGGCGCCTACCCCGGAACCTGCCGGAATCTCACGGAAGAGGAACGGGCACGACGACGCCGGGACCGTCCCGCCGCTCTCCGCCTGCGTGCCGGCGTGGAACAGTACACCGTGAAGGATTTGCTGCACGGGGCCTTTACCGGGCCGGTGGACGACATGGTGCTGCTGCGCAACGACGGGGTGCCGCCGTACAACCTCGCGGTGGTCATCGACGACGCCGCGCAGGGCATTGACCAGGTGGTCCGCGGCGGGGATTTGCTCACCTCCGCTCCCCGGCAGGCGTATCTCGCCTCGCTGCTGGGCCTGCCCGAAGTGGAGTACGCGCATGTGCCGCTGGTCCTGAACGGAGCCGGCCGGCGGCTGGCGAAGCGCGACGGCGCTATCACCCTGACAGCGCTGGCTGGCATCGGCATGGATTCGGACGACGTGCGGAACCTGATTCTGGCCTCTTTGAACCTGCCGGCCGGAACGCTGGAGAATGCGCTGGCGGCGTTTTCTCCGGCCCTGCTGCCGCGGGGATCATGGGTTTTCGACTCGCCGGGATAA
- a CDS encoding VOC family protein gives MTTTDPAPSSPATPVRQLRLVIAAEDYAAALAFYRDTLGLPQQEAYSGGDGAEVTILDAGRATLEIANASQVRLIDRVEANGKPSLKLRVAFEVDDARSVTAAAVDGGAQLVAEPRETPWRSLNSRLNAPEGIQLTLFEELD, from the coding sequence ATGACTACAACCGACCCCGCGCCGTCATCTCCAGCCACACCTGTCCGTCAGCTGCGCCTAGTGATTGCGGCTGAGGACTATGCGGCGGCCCTCGCCTTTTACCGTGACACCCTGGGCCTGCCTCAGCAGGAGGCCTACTCGGGCGGCGACGGGGCCGAGGTCACCATCCTTGATGCCGGCCGGGCCACCCTGGAGATCGCCAATGCCTCCCAGGTGCGCCTGATCGACCGGGTGGAGGCCAACGGCAAGCCAAGCCTGAAGCTGCGGGTGGCTTTCGAGGTTGACGACGCGCGGTCCGTCACCGCGGCGGCGGTCGACGGCGGTGCGCAGCTGGTGGCCGAACCCCGGGAAACGCCGTGGCGGTCGTTGAACTCCCGGCTCAACGCGCCGGAGGGCATCCAATTGACCTTGTTCGAGGAGCTGGACTGA
- a CDS encoding MBL fold metallo-hydrolase, with translation MRNGREAPKYTLSEAAHDVFFVEGPASNWIILRRGSAFTLIDGGYPGDLPLVLASIADAGLHPADASAVLITHAHIDHAGTAGHFAAAHNIPVLCSVPELPYLLGEDRDQVSVRSIMGKAWQPSVLHWAWHVLASGGASRVAVLTAAAWADDDELAALPGSPVAVPTPGHTPGHTAFYLPAAHAAVTGDALVTGHAISRRRGPQMLDAMFHSDEAGARRSLAQLGKLDASLLLPGHGPAVRTAMGPAVGTVRARAAVPKRRFVVPGPAGGFAEPTYGRNVAAGEDR, from the coding sequence ATGCGAAACGGCCGGGAAGCACCAAAATACACACTGAGTGAGGCCGCCCATGACGTGTTTTTTGTCGAGGGTCCGGCGTCAAACTGGATCATTCTGCGCCGCGGTTCCGCCTTCACCCTGATCGACGGCGGCTACCCGGGGGACCTGCCGCTGGTACTGGCCTCCATTGCGGATGCCGGCCTGCATCCCGCTGACGCATCCGCCGTCCTCATTACGCACGCGCACATTGACCACGCGGGCACCGCCGGCCACTTCGCCGCAGCGCACAACATTCCCGTTCTGTGCAGTGTGCCCGAGCTTCCGTATTTGCTGGGGGAGGACCGGGACCAGGTCTCGGTTCGCAGCATCATGGGCAAAGCGTGGCAGCCCTCGGTGCTGCACTGGGCCTGGCATGTGCTTGCTTCGGGCGGTGCCTCCCGGGTGGCGGTCCTGACCGCGGCCGCGTGGGCCGACGACGACGAGCTGGCCGCACTGCCGGGATCTCCCGTAGCGGTCCCCACCCCTGGCCATACACCCGGCCACACCGCCTTTTACCTCCCGGCGGCCCACGCCGCGGTGACCGGCGATGCTCTGGTCACCGGCCACGCCATCAGCCGGCGCAGGGGGCCGCAAATGCTGGATGCGATGTTCCACTCGGATGAGGCCGGCGCTCGCCGCTCGCTGGCACAGCTGGGAAAACTGGACGCTTCGCTGCTGCTGCCCGGTCACGGACCCGCCGTCCGCACGGCGATGGGGCCGGCGGTCGGAACCGTGCGCGCACGCGCGGCGGTTCCCAAGCGCAGATTTGTGGTGCCGGGACCAGCAGGCGGCTTCGCCGAACCCACCTACGGGCGGAACGTGGCAGCGGGAGAAGATCGGTAA
- a CDS encoding NRAMP family divalent metal transporter: MVTPAPNETPPRTAKIKPNAKRTALLGAMFLMATSAIGPGFITQTTVFTVQLGAAFAFAILVSILVDIAVQLNVWRIIGVSGLRAQVLGNKVLPGAGWLLAGLVFIGGLVFNIGNIAGTGLGMNAMMGLDPKIGGVISAVVAILVFLSKRAGLALDRIVVMLGAIMILLMLYVAIVAAPPVGEALKNTVLPAEVDFLTITTLIGGTVGGYITYAGAHRLLDSGNTGTGHVKEITQVSLLGIIVTGVMRVLLFLAILGVVSSGVALTGSNMAADAFLAAAGEIGLRMFGIVFWAAALTSVIGAAYTSVSFVTTPATKDRTRSLITVVFILFCLAVYLLAGQAPQTLLVFAGAFNGLILPLGFGILLYAAWRRRDLLQGYDYPKWLLGIGVLAWLLTLFLGWNSLSGLAALWQ, translated from the coding sequence ATGGTTACCCCGGCCCCGAACGAGACCCCGCCCCGCACGGCGAAGATCAAGCCCAATGCCAAACGGACGGCACTGCTCGGTGCGATGTTCCTGATGGCCACCAGCGCGATCGGGCCCGGCTTCATCACCCAGACAACCGTCTTCACCGTCCAGCTCGGTGCCGCCTTTGCCTTCGCGATCCTGGTGTCCATTCTGGTGGACATCGCAGTGCAGCTGAACGTGTGGCGGATCATCGGCGTCTCCGGCCTGCGTGCCCAGGTGCTGGGCAACAAAGTGCTGCCCGGAGCAGGCTGGCTGCTCGCCGGACTGGTGTTCATTGGCGGCCTGGTGTTCAACATCGGCAACATTGCCGGCACGGGCCTGGGCATGAACGCCATGATGGGGCTGGATCCCAAGATCGGCGGCGTCATCTCCGCCGTCGTCGCGATCCTGGTGTTCCTGTCCAAGCGGGCCGGACTGGCGCTGGACCGGATTGTGGTGATGCTCGGCGCGATCATGATCCTGCTGATGCTCTACGTGGCCATTGTGGCGGCTCCTCCGGTGGGAGAAGCGCTCAAAAACACTGTCCTGCCGGCCGAGGTGGACTTCCTGACCATCACCACCCTGATCGGCGGCACCGTGGGCGGCTACATCACGTACGCCGGCGCACACCGCCTGCTGGACTCCGGAAACACCGGCACGGGACACGTCAAGGAAATCACCCAGGTTTCACTGCTGGGCATCATCGTCACCGGCGTCATGCGCGTGCTGCTGTTCCTGGCCATCCTGGGCGTGGTGTCCAGCGGGGTTGCGCTGACGGGCAGCAACATGGCTGCCGATGCCTTCCTCGCGGCAGCCGGCGAGATCGGCCTGCGGATGTTCGGCATTGTCTTCTGGGCGGCCGCTCTGACCTCCGTGATTGGCGCCGCCTATACTTCGGTCTCGTTCGTGACCACCCCGGCCACGAAGGACCGCACCCGCAGCCTGATCACCGTGGTGTTCATTCTGTTCTGCCTGGCGGTCTACCTGTTGGCCGGCCAGGCGCCGCAGACTCTGCTGGTCTTCGCCGGTGCGTTCAACGGCCTGATCCTGCCGCTCGGTTTCGGCATCCTCCTCTACGCCGCGTGGCGCCGCCGGGACCTGCTGCAGGGGTACGACTATCCGAAGTGGCTCCTTGGCATCGGCGTGCTGGCCTGGCTGCTCACCCTGTTCCTGGGCTGGAATTCCCTGTCCGGCCTCGCCGCTCTCTGGCAGTAA
- a CDS encoding putative hydro-lyase: protein MKDGTGSRRMLADEVSTAALSPAEARLLFRGGVVTPTAGWCAGYAQANLIIVPKAQAFDFLLFAQRNPKSCPILGVLDAGETSGPLLADGDIRTDLPQYTVYVDGEKVAEPTDISGYWRQDLVTFIVGCSFTFEAALQEGGIPIAHIDQGTNVPMYRTSIWCQPAGSISGPLVVSMRPIPASQVPDAVRITSRYPAVHGAPVHVGNPEELGITDLSRPDFGDPVQIQEGYVPVFWACGVTPQAAVMESRPALAIGHAPGHMLITDARDSSYLV from the coding sequence ATGAAGGACGGAACCGGTTCCCGGCGCATGCTCGCTGACGAGGTGTCCACGGCCGCGCTGTCGCCGGCTGAAGCGCGCCTGCTCTTTCGCGGCGGCGTGGTCACACCCACGGCGGGCTGGTGCGCCGGCTATGCGCAGGCGAACCTGATCATCGTGCCCAAAGCCCAAGCCTTCGACTTCCTGCTTTTTGCCCAGCGGAATCCCAAGTCCTGTCCCATCCTCGGAGTGCTCGACGCCGGTGAGACCTCCGGACCGCTGCTGGCCGACGGCGATATCCGGACGGACCTGCCGCAGTACACGGTGTACGTGGACGGCGAAAAAGTTGCAGAGCCGACGGACATCTCCGGCTACTGGCGCCAGGACCTGGTGACCTTCATCGTAGGGTGCAGCTTCACCTTTGAAGCGGCGCTGCAGGAGGGCGGCATTCCCATTGCACACATCGACCAGGGCACCAACGTGCCCATGTACCGCACCTCGATCTGGTGCCAGCCGGCGGGCAGCATCAGTGGTCCGCTGGTGGTGTCGATGCGTCCCATCCCGGCCTCCCAGGTGCCCGACGCCGTCCGGATCACCTCGCGCTATCCTGCGGTTCACGGGGCTCCGGTGCATGTGGGAAACCCTGAGGAGCTTGGTATTACCGACCTGAGCCGGCCGGACTTCGGCGATCCGGTGCAGATTCAGGAAGGGTACGTGCCCGTGTTCTGGGCCTGCGGCGTAACGCCGCAGGCCGCGGTGATGGAGTCAAGGCCAGCTCTGGCGATTGGCCATGCTCCCGGGCACATGCTGATCACGGACGCGCGGGACAGCTCGTACCTTGTTTGA
- a CDS encoding GntR family transcriptional regulator, whose product MLVNQEDIIADRADHANTTAWVADVLRSRIASGDLLPGTKLSEQQLAASLQVSRNTLREAFTMLSIESVVTRYPNRGVFVASPDADAVREIYRVRRMLEPAAVQWGPNLDLPRLDAVIAKARAAKSRGLVAEMAAANQDFHQALVSMSGSVQLQQMMARVLAEMRLVFHAMSSEPDFHTRYVEENASLVELLRAGRRAEAAEVLRGYLDAAEAELLGHLVP is encoded by the coding sequence ATGCTCGTGAACCAGGAGGACATCATCGCCGACCGTGCCGATCATGCAAACACCACCGCATGGGTCGCCGATGTGCTGCGCAGCCGGATCGCTTCCGGGGATCTGCTGCCCGGTACGAAGCTGTCGGAGCAGCAGCTCGCCGCATCACTGCAGGTCTCCCGCAACACGCTGCGCGAGGCGTTCACCATGCTCAGCATCGAATCCGTGGTGACGCGCTATCCCAACCGCGGGGTTTTCGTTGCCTCCCCTGACGCCGATGCGGTGCGTGAAATCTACCGGGTGCGGCGGATGCTGGAACCGGCAGCGGTCCAATGGGGGCCGAACCTGGATCTGCCCCGGTTGGATGCGGTCATTGCCAAAGCCCGGGCCGCCAAGTCCCGGGGACTCGTCGCCGAAATGGCTGCGGCCAACCAGGACTTCCATCAGGCCCTGGTATCCATGTCCGGCAGTGTGCAGCTGCAGCAGATGATGGCGCGTGTGCTCGCCGAGATGCGCCTGGTGTTCCATGCCATGAGCAGTGAACCCGACTTTCACACCCGCTACGTCGAGGAGAACGCCTCGTTGGTTGAACTGCTCCGGGCGGGGCGCCGGGCCGAGGCCGCCGAGGTGCTGCGTGGCTACCTCGACGCCGCCGAGGCTGAACTGCTGGGACATTTGGTCCCCTAG
- a CDS encoding acetyl/propionyl/methylcrotonyl-CoA carboxylase subunit alpha: protein MKKVLIANRGEIAVRVARACADAGIASAAVYSDPDADALHVRLADEAFPLHGAAGADTYLNIPKLIDAARRAGADAVHPGYGFLSENADFAQAVLDAGLTWIGPSPQAIRDLGNKVTARAIAVRAGAPLVPGTEGPAESSEQVRAFAEEHGLPVAIKAAFGGGGRGMKIARRMEDVEDAFESAVREAISAFGRGECFAERFLDKPRHVEAQVLADTHGNVVVVGTRDCSLQRRNQKLVEEAPAPFLTDEQRATIHASAKAICREAGYTGAGTVEYLVSPDGLISFLEVNTRLQVEHPVTEETTGVDLVREQFRIADGLPLSTTEDPVPHGHAFEFRLNAEDPARGFLPGPGPVEAFEPPTGPGIRMDSGVRSGSVVPAEYDSLMAKLIVWGEDRPQALRRSRAALDELVIRGLPTVIPFHRAVVRSEAFTRDDRLGVYTTWIESEFAEPLAASPEIAASLPGTERETITIDVDGRAVAVGVPAALLNALRAGGGAGAVAGAVAGSAGDGADGGASAAALSSPMAGNLVKWLADDGAQLAEGDPVAVLEAMKMETTVRAHRGGALHRAAIEPGAAVGRGDSLGRIGS from the coding sequence ATGAAGAAGGTCCTGATCGCCAACCGCGGTGAAATTGCCGTGCGCGTGGCCCGCGCCTGCGCCGACGCCGGCATCGCCTCCGCCGCCGTGTACTCGGATCCCGACGCCGATGCCCTCCACGTGCGCTTGGCCGACGAAGCCTTTCCGCTGCACGGCGCCGCCGGTGCGGACACCTACCTGAACATCCCGAAGCTGATCGACGCCGCGCGGCGGGCCGGTGCCGACGCGGTGCACCCCGGTTACGGTTTCCTGTCCGAGAACGCGGACTTTGCGCAGGCGGTGCTCGACGCCGGACTCACCTGGATCGGCCCGTCTCCGCAGGCCATCCGCGATCTGGGCAACAAGGTCACCGCCCGCGCCATCGCCGTCCGCGCCGGAGCGCCGCTGGTGCCGGGCACCGAGGGACCTGCCGAAAGCTCCGAGCAGGTCCGCGCGTTCGCTGAGGAACACGGCCTGCCCGTCGCCATCAAGGCTGCCTTCGGCGGCGGCGGACGCGGCATGAAGATTGCCCGCCGGATGGAGGATGTAGAGGACGCCTTCGAATCAGCTGTCCGGGAAGCCATCTCGGCGTTTGGCCGGGGCGAATGCTTCGCTGAACGCTTCCTCGACAAGCCGCGGCATGTGGAGGCCCAGGTGCTGGCCGATACGCACGGGAACGTCGTCGTTGTGGGCACCCGTGACTGCTCGCTGCAGCGCCGCAACCAGAAACTCGTGGAGGAGGCCCCCGCACCGTTCCTGACCGATGAGCAGCGCGCCACCATCCATGCCTCGGCCAAGGCCATCTGCCGCGAGGCCGGCTACACCGGCGCCGGAACGGTGGAATACCTGGTCTCCCCGGACGGGCTGATCAGCTTCCTCGAGGTCAACACCCGGCTGCAGGTGGAGCATCCGGTCACCGAGGAAACCACCGGCGTGGACCTTGTCCGGGAGCAGTTCCGCATTGCCGACGGCCTGCCGCTGTCCACCACCGAGGATCCGGTGCCGCACGGGCACGCCTTCGAGTTCCGGCTCAATGCCGAGGATCCGGCGCGCGGATTCCTGCCCGGCCCGGGCCCGGTGGAAGCCTTTGAGCCGCCCACCGGCCCCGGCATCCGGATGGATTCGGGCGTGCGCTCCGGTTCGGTGGTGCCCGCCGAGTATGACTCGTTGATGGCCAAGCTGATTGTCTGGGGCGAGGACCGGCCGCAGGCGCTGCGCCGGTCCCGGGCGGCCCTCGACGAGCTGGTGATCCGCGGGCTGCCCACGGTGATTCCGTTCCACCGGGCCGTGGTCCGTTCCGAGGCGTTCACCCGCGACGACCGGCTGGGCGTTTACACCACGTGGATCGAGTCCGAGTTCGCCGAACCGCTGGCGGCGTCCCCCGAAATAGCCGCATCGCTGCCGGGGACCGAGCGAGAGACCATCACCATCGACGTCGACGGCCGAGCCGTGGCTGTCGGAGTGCCGGCGGCGCTGCTGAACGCGCTGCGTGCCGGCGGCGGTGCGGGTGCCGTTGCAGGTGCGGTGGCCGGATCTGCCGGGGACGGAGCCGACGGCGGCGCCTCCGCTGCCGCACTGTCCTCCCCGATGGCCGGAAACCTGGTGAAGTGGCTCGCCGACGACGGCGCACAGCTGGCCGAGGGTGATCCGGTGGCCGTGCTGGAGGCGATGAAAATGGAAACCACCGTCCGCGCCCACCGGGGCGGAGCGTTGCACCGTGCCGCGATCGAGCCGGGTGCCGCCGTCGGGCGCGGGGATTCCCTGGGCCGGATCGGCTCCTAA